AATGCACATTGGCTCGCAGGTTGCAGGCACGCTTGCCAGCGGCAAGGATTCGTTTGACGTGTTCTCGTCAATATTCCCCGCTGGGACGGTTTCTGGCGCGCCAAAAGTCAGGGCAATAGAAATCATTTACCAGCTTGAAAAGATGCGCCGCGGGCCTTATGCTGGGGCAGTAGGGTATTTTTCGGCAAACGGCAACTCCGACTTTGCCTTGGGCATAAGGACGCTTTTTGCCGATTCAAAAAATGCATACGTGCAGACTGGCGCTGGCATAGTGTATGACAGCGTGCCTGAAAATGAGTATGAGGAAACCGAAAACAAGGCAAAGGCCCTGCTCCACGCGCTTGGGGTGAGCGGGCAAAGCGCCATGATGCCTCAAAACAAAATCTCGCCATGACTTGAAGGTGGGCTTTATGAAAATCCTTTTGATTGACAACTTTGATTCGTTTGTCTACAACATCTACCAGTACCTTTCAAGCCTTGGGTGCACAGTCGAGGTTTTCAGAAACGACAAAATTACACTTGAGCAAAT
This genomic stretch from Candidatus Parvarchaeota archaeon harbors:
- a CDS encoding anthranilate synthase component I — its product is MHIGSQVAGTLASGKDSFDVFSSIFPAGTVSGAPKVRAIEIIYQLEKMRRGPYAGAVGYFSANGNSDFALGIRTLFADSKNAYVQTGAGIVYDSVPENEYEETENKAKALLHALGVSGQSAMMPQNKISP